The nucleotide window TTAGAAAATCGAGTTTGGCGAGCTTGGTGCGGCCCTCAAGCACCCTGTTGCCCCGACTGAATGCCTCTATCAGCAGCAGCAGCCGAGCTTCAGCGTCAAGTGACGGTTGGAATTCGTCAAGGGACATCGATTGACTCCCCCCAACCGAACACGCATTTGTCAGACAAGATGCATCCCTCGCCCATCAAGAGCATTGGATCTGCGCGGACTAGTTTGTGACGATCTATGGCCGCGGCTTGGGTGCCGAAAGTGTTGAGCAAATGATTCCACATCCCAATAGCCGGATGCGGTGACGAACCGTGCATTGCCGCCGCTGTGGCTGCATGTGTATGAATGCGTTCTTCCAAGTCAACGACCAAAGCGTCAACGGCGGTGAGATTCTGCGCCGAGCGCGATAGGCGATGGTGGCGAGCATTGGCCTGCAAAAAGCGCGCACGTTCGATTAGCTCCGGGGTGGCTCCTCCCAATATGAGCTTTTGAGTGAGCACAGAGACTGGCCCGCCACCCTTTTCTACGAATCGTTTGAGTAAAGGAATTCCCGAACTGCGTAGCACTTCGGCGACGCCAGGAAGGCATTCAGCATCCAATCTCTTTGCCTGGATCCTCTCTTCCGTTACGCCAGAGCGGCTCTCTGGGTGAATGACGCTTCGCGGCCAAGCCGCACTCAATCGTTGGCGCTGCATCCGCGTCTCGATTTCGTTTAGCAAGGACTCATGCAAAGCCTCGAGTTCGGGATGGGTTAGAGACGGAGCATGTTGGTGCAACAACCGCGCGTTTGTCGCGTGAATGTCAGTTCGATGGGCTGCACTCTCGTTGAGTGTCACTCTACGCAAAAAATCCTCTGCCGATTCGCGGGTTGCCCGGAGCTTTGTCATGACCATCGGTACGAGCGGAGAGCGGTCTTGTTGGGGGCGAAGGGCGCCAATTTCGTTACCCGTTTTCACCGCTCCTTCCAGTACAAGCTCCAACGAATGATCTTGACCTCTGGTCAGCAAATAGGTGCGATAGAGCGAGCGTAGTGCTCCACTTTTCTTGGCGAAAAGGGCAGACGCCGTCCACAGCCCGCGCTCCGGGTTGCGGCTTTTTACCTGTAGAAACCGCCATCCGGTCTTAGTTTCTAAGGCGATGTCCTCCAGATATTCTGGAATGACTGCCACGATATCGTTTTCGCCCAACAATGCCGACACGCAGAACGGAAGAGTCACTTCTGCTTGATAGCGAAATCTCGCAATCGTTTCGCTGCCATGGTCCCCGTCCGATATCACGCCGGCACATGACCTTGACCAAGACGATTTGCATTCGACAGCGATCTTGGAAGATCGCTTTGTGCGTTCAGTTCAACGTCAGTTCCGCGAGGTATCAATTCATCTAACCAGATTGAATAAAGGTTCAACCTAGACCGCCAGAACCATCAATGCCGACGATGATGAATTACCATGGACCACCATCCATGCGATTGCGTCAGAATTCTGACCGATTCTTCTATCCAGAGTGCCAACTGAGGCCGTTCGGCCGAGCGATGCTACCAAACCTGCGGCCTTGCTCGATTTATTGTCATATGTGCCTTTGAACGGAATACATTTTTGGCGCGATTGACCAATCCCAAAGAACTGGAGCCGTATCCAACGCGTGCCCGCGGCAGGGAGTGTGAGTACGAAGGCACGTCCACGCTTCAGGGGACGGTTACCGACAAAGGGAGCAATCCCGCACGCGGTTTCCATGTGCCGCCGCACCGACTCAGCTCAGTTACGGCGAAGTCAAACGGACGGCCGGGTTCGATGTTCTGGGGGAGTCGCTTATTCACTGCGAGCGCGTGAAGTCCAAACTTGCTGAACTCGCCGCATAAACCCGCCGCTTAAACCGCACGTGAATTCGGTCGATTTGTTCAATTGCCAAACCCATTTGGTGAGGGAAGTTTTCAAATTGATATGCGGTCGACTCCGCCCAAATCTCAAATCCAATTAACTTTCCTTTGGGAGGCCCTGGGGGTTGCTTAGCCGTGAATCGACTGTAGTTCCTTGTGAGGGAACCGAGTTGACTAATTCATTTGCGGTTTTCTGTTAAAGCGCGACCGTTGCCTGACCGACAGCTGCATCGCACCGGGGTTGCGCTTTTGAATGGCGACTTGAATCCGCACAATTCATGAGGTTGATTTTGAGCGGGACAGGCAGTGGCAAACGAAGCTACAAGACGGTGACCATTTAAGCGTGTTGTTGGAGCATTTCCATATCGAATTTGAATTGGATATAACCGTGCTTATTACTAATGTCAGCCAAATGTTTGACAAAATTCCGTGTACAGCAATGGAATTGCGGCTGACAGCGGACCTCAAGTTCGCCCGATTGCAGTTTTTAAAGAACGCCGGCCCAGGCAGGCTTGATCTTCTCGTTTCCCGCAAGCTTGCAACGTTTACCGCCTAAGAACTAATTGCATCCTGGTTAGTCGTCCCGGCGCCGCGAATTGGAATCGCATCGGTTGTCAGCGGAAGCGCCACTACGCCGCCCAATGACTCATATGATGGGGATTCAGTCAAAGCAAGGGGCGGAGGATGACTCCAAATCGAACCGTGTTGATCGGCGGCGGGACCGCCCGGACCGCCCCGGCAGTTGTTGGTGCATTCCTAGAAGCCGGCTATGCAGTCACGGTTACCGGACGCGACCCGGAACGCTTGCGGGCGGCCCTCGCGGTGATACCTGGTAGCGAAGCGGTTCACACCGTCATCGCCGAGTTGTCCGAGCCGAACGCGGCCATGGACGCAGTCAACTCAACGCTAGAGCGCTGGGGGCGGCTCGACTCCATGACTACGTTGGCGCAAACACCCTTCCGGCAAAGTCCCTTTGCCGAGACCTCCCTGGCAGAACTCGAAGAGTTGGTGCTCGGCAGTTTGTATACGACCTACAACCTGGCGCGAGCGGTATTGCCGCCGATGCTCGAGGCTGGAGGCGGGCACATCGTTACGATTGCCGGCGGCAGTGCAGTCGACCCGGCGCCGGGGAGGGCGCTGTTTGGGGCGACGAAAGCAGCGATCGTTACGTTGACCAAGGGCATAGCGCGCGACTACAAGCATCGCGGCATCGTGGCCAACTGTTTGGTGGCGGGCGGCATCGGCACGGAAAGGGCTCGGCAGTACCTTAGTCCGGATGAATTCGCAGCGGCTGCCACGCCGCAGGAATTCGCGAACGCGATAGTTTTTCTCGCCTCTGCGGAAGGCTCGGGAATCAATGGTGCCGCGGTCGAGTTGAACGCTCGGGAAGTCGACTGACCGCAGGTCCAGCCAGTCATTAGGAGGGGGGGCATGTCCCCTAGGTGCCAATTAATACCCCGCTCGAAGCAAAGTCACTTGCGTTGACGTCATTGAGGTATTCGTTGATCTGACGCCTTAAGGCAGCAGTAGGTCGGATTGCCCGCCGATTTCCGGAGGCGCAGACCCTTACGCGCACCCCGGTTGGGTTAAAACGTCCCGATCGCGGGACTAAGTTCTAAATGTGTTGGCTACTTCTGCGACAACAGCCATTCCAGTAACGCATCTATGAATGCGTCGGTGAAAACCATTGAATGGCCGCTGCCCTCGGAGACCCACAATTCGATTTCTATTCCTTGGTTGCAGACCGATTCCAGGCTAAAAGCCTGGGTTTCTGCCCCCTGTACGAATTGGTCCACGTCGAGCGAAGCGTATGCGCTGGTGCCTTCGAGCCAGCCACAACCGGCGCGGTCGCTCCAACGCACAACCATCTCCCTGGCCCCGGCGTAAAACGCCCGCTCATCCTCGCCTGTTTGCGACCGCTCGGATTCGTCGCCGGCAAATCTGATCACGCTGTCCTCGGTGCCGTGAATGTGCAGCACCGAAACGGCCGGCGCTCCTTCGCAACTTGAGTCTTCAACGTAACTCGTACCGGCAACACTGGCGACTGCGCGCAATCCAGGGAGTCCTTTGCAGGCCATGTGGTACGACATGAATCCGCCATTGGAGTAACCAAAGAAATAAACCGGCCCGAACTCATTGACGTCCATGACCGATGCCACGACTTGAGAAAGGAAGGCGACGTCGTCCTCGCCGGTTTTGCCGCCCGCACAACATCGGTCAGTCGGATTCCAGAACCGGTTCCCCTCGTCATCGGGCAATCCGTTCGGCAGCAACAGAGCGAACCCGGCGTCGTTGACCCGCTCGTGGAGGGGCACATACTCGGCGTGATCTGCCGAATTCCCGCCGAATCCGTGGAGAGAAACGATAAGCGGCGTTTCGCCGTCGACAAATTGCTGCGGGAGGATCAGTACCGAGGGCAAATCGCGCCCGGGATGTTCCACGAATTGGACCGACCCACCGAAATGCTCTGCCAGCGCGGCGGTCCTCGCTGCGACTTGGCCCTTCAGCGCCAAGGCTTGCTCGTCTTTAGGCCATTGACTTTTGGCGGGCTTGGCTGGACTGATCGATTGAGCGTTCGTCCGAGATTCCTGAGACTCTTCGTCGGGACCGTCCGACCGGACATCAACGGCGGATTGGTCGGTGTAGACCGGCAGCGATGTTTGACTTCCTAATTCGAGTCCATTCCCAAGTCCGGCACCCGAATCCACCTGGCTGCGCGCTTGGACTTCCCCGTCACGATCTTGGTTCGAATCGGCGCACGATGAAAGGGCGGCGGCCAGCATCACGCACAGCACGACTGAGCTCAGGCGAAGAATTGGGGCCTGGTCCAAGAACATGCTTTTTCGCCCCAATTCGGCCCGATACATGTGCCTCCGTGCGCGCTCTTCAGATCCGTATGGGCTTCCCCGGTTCGTCCCTGTCCGGGCACGGGTCATTTGACCAAGCGACGGTGGAGCAATGTCGCTGCTATGGGAATCAAGACGGCGCTCAGGACCAGCATGTAGACGATCGCCAGCAGGTGCGACATTTCCAGATTGCCGGTGGTGAACCCGCGTGCCAGATGCACGGCGGGCGTGAGCGGTGCGGCCCAGGCAATTGGTTCAACCCAATCCGGCAACGCCGATATCGGATAGAACGCTCCGCTGAAGAAGTAAAGCGGAGACGCCACGACCGTGAACGTCAGCGACAGGACGTGGATATTCGGGGCCAAAGCGGCAAAAATCAATCCCAGCGCGCCGAACTGCACCCCGATCAGGGCCGCGGCAAGCAGCACGCCCACGCCATATACGGATTCGATCCAACCGATCGCGGCAGCGACCGCGCCCACGCATACGGCCGTAATAATCGCCCTGGTCACGGCCCAGGAAATTTCCCCCAGAGCCAATTCGCGCGTACTGACGGGGGCGGTAAGCGTCGTCTCGAATACGCCTTTTTGGATGCGGAAGAATGCGCCCCAGGAGCACTCAAAGATTGCGTGGAACATCGCCGACCCAGCGATGACACCGGGAGTAAGGAAGATCGCGTAGGGTATCCCTTCAACGTCCTGTACCAATCTCCCAATACCGATGCCAACGGCGATCAGGGCGACGAAGGGTTCGAGGAAGTACCAGGACATGGCGGTTAACCACGTATGCCTTAGTACGAGGGCATGCCGGAACCATATCCCCGCGATGCTGCGGGGCCTGACGCCCGCGATGTAGCTGCCTTGCGCTG belongs to Chloroflexota bacterium and includes:
- a CDS encoding DUF4297 domain-containing protein, with the translated sequence MAVECKSSWSRSCAGVISDGDHGSETIARFRYQAEVTLPFCVSALLGENDIVAVIPEYLEDIALETKTGWRFLQVKSRNPERGLWTASALFAKKSGALRSLYRTYLLTRGQDHSLELVLEGAVKTGNEIGALRPQQDRSPLVPMVMTKLRATRESAEDFLRRVTLNESAAHRTDIHATNARLLHQHAPSLTHPELEALHESLLNEIETRMQRQRLSAAWPRSVIHPESRSGVTEERIQAKRLDAECLPGVAEVLRSSGIPLLKRFVEKGGGPVSVLTQKLILGGATPELIERARFLQANARHHRLSRSAQNLTAVDALVVDLEERIHTHAATAAAMHGSSPHPAIGMWNHLLNTFGTQAAAIDRHKLVRADPMLLMGEGCILSDKCVFGWGESIDVP
- a CDS encoding SDR family oxidoreductase — protein: MTPNRTVLIGGGTARTAPAVVGAFLEAGYAVTVTGRDPERLRAALAVIPGSEAVHTVIAELSEPNAAMDAVNSTLERWGRLDSMTTLAQTPFRQSPFAETSLAELEELVLGSLYTTYNLARAVLPPMLEAGGGHIVTIAGGSAVDPAPGRALFGATKAAIVTLTKGIARDYKHRGIVANCLVAGGIGTERARQYLSPDEFAAAATPQEFANAIVFLASAEGSGINGAAVELNAREVD